One genomic region from Paramormyrops kingsleyae isolate MSU_618 chromosome 24, PKINGS_0.4, whole genome shotgun sequence encodes:
- the LOC111843427 gene encoding stonustoxin subunit beta-like encodes MSDNRCKYWILMERNSGAGIVFGGVYSCRLTLDSNTANRHLSLSGGNRKVTWGAEQPYPDHPERFDDWTQVLCRESLTGRCYWEAEWDGYGARIGVTYKGIRRKRGSDCLLGDNDKSWSLSCDPDRYSVWHNNKQTVIPIKPSDSRRVGVYLDWGAGALSFYRVSSDGLTPLYRFTSSFTELLYPGFGVNYNSSVSL; translated from the exons ATGTCAGACaatcgctgcaaatactggatcCTCATGGAGCGTAACTCCGGCGCCGGAATCGTCTTCGGAGGCGTTT actcctgccggCTGACGCTGGActccaacacagcaaacagacatctgtctctgtcaggggggaacaggaaggtgacatggggggcagagcagccatatcctgatcatccagagagatttgacgaCTGgacccaagttctgtgcagagagagtctgactggccgctgttactgggaggctgagtgggatggaTATGGAGCccggataggagtgacttataaagggatCAGGAGGAAACGAGGGAGTGACTGTCTGCTTGGagacaatgacaagtcatggagtctgagCTGTGATCCTGACAGATACTCAgtctggcacaataataaacagactgtcatacccataaagccctcagactcccgcagagtaggagtgtatctggactggggggctggtgctctgtccttctacagagtctcctctgatggactgacccccctgtacagattcacctcctcattcactgagctcctctatccagggtttggggttaaTTATAACtcctcagtgtcactgtga